The Eubacteriales bacterium genomic sequence CCCACTCTATCGTTGCAGGCGGCTTGCTCGTGATGTCATATACTATCCTGTTGATATGCGGTACTTCGTTAACTATGCGGTTGGATATCTTTTCAAGGATATCATATGGTATCCGCGCCCAGTCTGCAGTCATCCCGTCTGTGCTGGTCACTGCACGAAGGGCTAGCATATAATCATATGTACGCTCATCCCCCATTACACCTACGCTTCTCATACCTGTCAGCACCGCAAAGTACTGCCATATAGTATCGTTTAAAGATTCCTTTTCCAGTTCTTCCCTGTAAATAAAATCCGCCTCTTTTAAAATATCCAGTTTTTCTTCTGTTATATCGCCGATAATCCTGATGGCAAGCCCCGGCCCTGGGAAAGGCTGGCGGTATACCATGTGTTTTGGCATATCAAGCGCATCGCCTAAAGCCCTTACTTCGTCTTTGAAAAGTTCCCTTAAAGGCTCTATTATTTCTTTGAAATCGACGTGGTCCGGCAGCCCGCCGACATTGTGGTGGCTCTTTATGGTAGCCGCATGCCCGAACCCGGATTCTATTACGTCAGGATAGATAGTGCCTTGAGCCAAAAGTCTGTCCCGCCTATCTTTTTTGCCTCTTCTTCAAAGACGCGGATAAACTCCTCGCCTATTATCTTTCTCTTTTTCTCAGGTTCCGTAACTCCCTTTAGTGAGTTTAAAAACCTGCCTTTTGCATTTACGCGTATTAAATTCATATCGTACTCGTTTTTAAATACGCACTCAACCTCGTCTCCTTCATCTTTTCTAAGCAGGCCGTGGTCGACGAATATACAAGTCAAATTTTTACCGACAGCACGGTTAAGTAAAACCGCTGCGACAGAAGAATCTACCCCGCCGGAAAGCGCTAATAATACACGCTGGCCTTTGGTTATATCTTTTATCTTTGCAACAGAGGTTTCTATAAACTTGGAAATGGTCCAGTCACCTGAAACATTGCAGACATTATATAAAAAGTTTTTGATTATCATACTTCCGCAGTCCGTATGCATAACTTCCGGATGGAACTGAACGCCGTATATTTTTTTTGAAGCATCTGCAAATGCGGCTATAGGGCAGTTTGCGGTTTTAGCTATAACTTCAAAACCTCCTGGCAACGCCTCTATATGATCTGTATGGCTCATCCAGCAAAAAGAATTTTGCGGAATGCCTTTAAAAAGCGCAGAATCGCTGTAAGTTATCTGTGTGCGGCCATATTCACGGTTTTTTGCTTTTTTGACATCCCCGCCAAGAGCAATGGATAAAAGCTGCCCGCCATAGCAGATGCCAAGTATCGGCACGCCCATAGAAAAAATCTTCTCATCGCATTTAGGTGCGTTTTCAGCATAGACGCTGCTAGGCCCGCCCGTAAATATGATTCCCTTTGGATTATATTTGCTGATACGCTCAAAGCTTGCATTATAAGGCAGTATCTCACAGTATACGTTATGTTCGCGGACACGTCTCGCAATAAGCTGGTTATACTGCCCGCCAAAATCCAAAACTAAAACAGTTTCGTGCATTATTCCTCTACCTCGTAGTCTATTACCTTCATGATATTGCATACGGCCTCGTCATAAGGCAATTCGTATTCTTTAGCAACCCTAACTACGTCTTCATATTCTGGCTTAAACCTTTCGATTCCGAATCCAGACGCCTTCTTTATCCTTACGTCTCCGTAAGGTGTTTCCTGTGATATAACTTCACGCGTTAAAACTTTTCTGTCCATAATAATTGAACGAACGCCCAAAGTCGTTGTATTTTTAAGTATCAAAGTTTCGAATTTATCTTTTAAATTAGTAGTACAAATGAGGCTTAGTTTATAAGCAGGGCGGGATTTCTTCATATAAATAGGCGTAAAATATACGTCTAGTGCCCCTTGCTCCATAAATTCATTTATGCATGCGCCTAAAGCTTCAGGGGTCATATCGTCTATATTAGCTTCGATAACGGCAGCTTTATCCGCAACCGCATCGTTATCTACTTCGCCCATAAATACGCGGAGTACATTTGGCATTTCTTCAAAATCGCTTTTGCCGATACCGTAACCGATACTATCCGCAATTATAGAAGGAAGATCCATTGCACAATATGCAAAAGTCTTTAATATAGAAGCGCCTGTAGGAGTGGTCCTTTCCCCTTCGCCCTTTGCATAGTACTTTAGCCCTTGCAGTATCTCAGCAGTCGCAGGTGCCGGGACTGGCATTATGCCGTGAGCGCACTTAACAGTGCCGGAGCCAGTATTAATTGGCGAACAAATTATCATTTCTGGTTTTATGATATTTAGCAATACAGCAGTACCGACGATATCGACGATAGAATCGACGGCGCCGACTTCATGAAAATGTATCTCTTCAACAGTAGTCCCGTGGACTTTCGCTTCGGCTTCAGCCAACGTTTTAAATATGCTTTTTGCTATTTGTTTTACTATGATCTCAAGGTCAGACTCTTCGATTATCTTATTTATATCGCTGAGCCCTCTGTGGTGGTGTTCTTCATGTTTGTCCTCTTCATGATGGTGCTCATGATTATGTTCTTCGTGGTTATGATTCTCTTCATGATGATGGTGGTCATGATCATGGCCATGCGGTTTTACTATGACCTCTACAGATGTGCCGGAAATTCCTTTTTTTACGGCCTTTTTTATATCAAGCTCAAATTCATCTCGAATACTTAGCTTGTCCATCTCCTTTAAAAAATCTTCCTTCGCCCCAGATACATCTAGCAGCGCGCCCAGTGTCATATCTCCGCTTATTCCTGAAAAACAGTCAAAAAATAATGCTCTCATAAGTTTTTCTCCTTCAACAAATTATTAATCAAAGATGCTTGGTATCCCGCTCCGAAACCATTGTCGATGTTAACTACTGAAATGCCGCTTGCGCAGCTGTTAAGCATAGTTAACAGAGCGGACAACCCTCCGAAATTAGCGCCGTAACCTACGCTTGTCGGTACTGCG encodes the following:
- the larC gene encoding nickel pincer cofactor biosynthesis protein LarC, with product MRALFFDCFSGISGDMTLGALLDVSGAKEDFLKEMDKLSIRDEFELDIKKAVKKGISGTSVEVIVKPHGHDHDHHHHEENHNHEEHNHEHHHEEDKHEEHHHRGLSDINKIIEESDLEIIVKQIAKSIFKTLAEAEAKVHGTTVEEIHFHEVGAVDSIVDIVGTAVLLNIIKPEMIICSPINTGSGTVKCAHGIMPVPAPATAEILQGLKYYAKGEGERTTPTGASILKTFAYCAMDLPSIIADSIGYGIGKSDFEEMPNVLRVFMGEVDNDAVADKAAVIEANIDDMTPEALGACINEFMEQGALDVYFTPIYMKKSRPAYKLSLICTTNLKDKFETLILKNTTTLGVRSIIMDRKVLTREVISQETPYGDVRIKKASGFGIERFKPEYEDVVRVAKEYELPYDEAVCNIMKVIDYEVEE